From the genome of Vibrio navarrensis, one region includes:
- the tssC gene encoding type VI secretion system contractile sheath large subunit — protein sequence MNFVSAEQLTHQRATPEQPLAMSHWIDRFLDTQDINQAARYWVEFAGIKDREEFVHSILSTIEQIDAQLNQQLDEILHCKTLQDLESTWRGLHYLVEQKDRNAEEQVKIKVLACTWDELAKDATRAIEFDQSALFKLVYQNEYSMPGGEPFGLLVGDYYLGQSLGRNALDRDVSILAKLAQSAAAAFSPLIMSVKPGVFGTDHFADIASIGNIYTQFEQNEYMSWRRLRETDDVRFVGLTMPNVLYRQPYCSDGSRGDRFVYNERIRDSHQDLLWGNASFCFAAVIMRAFQEYGWFTHIRGHKTGDYSQGIIQPPSMSQVSLPGKGQRFKAPLNLKVTERREQELSDCGFIPLSPVAETPFISFTSNISLHKAQSFLAKGANVNARLSSMLQYTLCVSRIAHYIKVMGRDRIGSYQDAQSIERDFQTWLHKYTTASDEASDELRAKYPLNEARIKVTEKLGSPGNYYSVIHLRPHFQLDQMVSSIKLITELSPEHIL from the coding sequence ATGAATTTTGTCTCAGCAGAACAGCTAACCCATCAGCGTGCGACGCCAGAGCAACCTCTGGCCATGAGCCATTGGATCGACCGTTTTTTGGATACCCAAGATATCAATCAGGCCGCTCGGTATTGGGTTGAATTTGCAGGGATTAAAGACCGAGAGGAGTTTGTTCACAGCATTTTGAGCACAATTGAGCAGATTGATGCTCAGCTCAACCAGCAGTTGGATGAGATTCTCCATTGCAAAACGTTGCAGGATCTCGAGTCGACGTGGCGAGGATTACACTATTTAGTCGAGCAGAAAGATCGCAATGCCGAGGAACAGGTCAAGATCAAAGTACTGGCTTGTACTTGGGATGAGTTAGCCAAAGACGCCACCCGTGCGATTGAATTTGATCAGTCGGCGCTGTTTAAACTGGTCTATCAAAATGAATATTCGATGCCCGGAGGGGAACCTTTCGGACTCTTGGTCGGAGACTACTATTTAGGCCAGTCGTTGGGCAGAAACGCCTTGGATCGCGATGTCAGCATCCTCGCGAAGTTGGCACAGTCTGCCGCGGCGGCGTTTAGTCCTCTGATTATGTCGGTAAAGCCCGGGGTATTTGGTACTGACCATTTTGCTGACATTGCTTCGATTGGCAATATTTACACCCAGTTTGAGCAAAACGAGTACATGAGCTGGCGAAGATTAAGAGAAACCGACGACGTGCGTTTTGTCGGTTTGACGATGCCGAATGTGCTCTACCGTCAGCCATATTGCAGCGATGGTTCAAGAGGCGATCGCTTTGTTTACAACGAACGTATCCGCGACTCTCATCAGGATCTATTGTGGGGCAATGCCTCATTCTGTTTTGCAGCCGTGATTATGCGTGCGTTTCAGGAGTACGGCTGGTTTACGCATATTCGAGGGCATAAGACGGGTGACTATTCACAGGGCATCATTCAGCCCCCGTCCATGAGTCAAGTCTCACTACCGGGTAAAGGGCAGCGCTTTAAAGCGCCGCTCAATTTGAAAGTTACAGAGCGGCGTGAGCAAGAGCTCTCGGACTGTGGATTTATTCCGCTCTCTCCCGTGGCGGAAACACCATTTATCAGTTTTACGTCGAATATCTCGCTGCATAAAGCGCAATCATTTTTGGCGAAAGGTGCGAATGTCAACGCGCGGCTTTCTTCAATGCTGCAATACACCTTGTGTGTATCAAGAATTGCCCACTATATCAAAGTGATGGGGCGAGATCGCATTGGTAGCTATCAGGATGCGCAGAGCATCGAACGAGATTTTCAGACGTGGTTGCATAAATACACAACGGCGTCGGACGAAGCGTCAGATGAGTTGAGGGCAAAGTACCCGCTCAATGAAGCGCGCATCAAAGTAACGGAAAAGCTTGGCAGTCCGGGCAACTACTATTCGGTGATCCATTTACGTCCTCATTTTCAACTGGACCAGATGGTGTCATCCATCAAGCTTATTACTGAGCTATCACCGGAACACATACTATAA
- the tssC gene encoding type VI secretion system contractile sheath large subunit — MTTQLENQLDPTTEEQSFSFLEQAIGATKQTEASRAEELIKTLTEEALKGTVTWNKNLTVTFREAITALDKKISEQLSEVMHHSDLQKLEGTWRGLNYLVMNSETSSTLKIRMMSMTKKELHKDLSKAVEFDQSQIFKKVYEAEFGSAGGEPYGALIGDYEFTNHPEDIESLRLMSNVAAAGFSPFLSAASPALFGFDEWTELSKPRDLEKVFESLEYTQWRAFRESADSRFVSLTMPKVLARLPYGQATSPVEEFGFEEFDVDEISGIATNAQHNDYCWMNSSYVLGAKLTDAFSKYGFCTAIRGAEGGGRVDNLPTHFFMSDDGDPDMKCPTEIGITDRRESELGKLGFLPLCHYKNTNYAVFFGAQTCQKPAKYDSPDATANAAISARLPYMMATSRFAHYLKVMARDKIGSFMEAQDVESWLNRWILSYVNASEGGGQEIRAKYPLADARVQVKEIPGTAGAYNAVAWLKPWLQMEELTTSLRLVAKIPQSGG; from the coding sequence ATGACAACACAGTTAGAAAACCAATTGGATCCGACCACCGAGGAACAGTCGTTTTCGTTTCTTGAGCAGGCGATTGGAGCAACGAAACAAACAGAAGCGTCTCGTGCAGAAGAGTTGATCAAGACGCTGACGGAAGAAGCGCTGAAAGGCACGGTCACTTGGAATAAAAACTTAACCGTTACGTTCCGTGAAGCGATTACGGCGCTTGATAAGAAGATTTCTGAACAGCTTTCTGAAGTGATGCACCATTCTGATTTGCAAAAATTGGAAGGGACGTGGCGCGGACTGAACTATCTGGTGATGAACTCAGAGACCAGCTCGACCCTGAAGATCCGCATGATGAGCATGACCAAGAAAGAGCTGCATAAAGATTTGAGCAAAGCGGTGGAGTTCGATCAGAGTCAGATCTTTAAGAAAGTGTATGAGGCGGAGTTTGGTAGTGCTGGTGGTGAGCCATACGGCGCCTTGATCGGTGACTACGAGTTTACCAACCATCCAGAAGATATCGAGAGCTTGCGCTTGATGTCGAACGTTGCGGCGGCAGGCTTTTCGCCATTTTTATCGGCGGCGTCACCAGCGTTGTTTGGCTTTGATGAGTGGACGGAGCTTTCTAAACCTCGCGATTTAGAAAAAGTGTTTGAATCACTGGAATACACTCAGTGGCGCGCCTTCCGTGAGAGCGCAGACTCGCGCTTTGTTAGCTTGACCATGCCTAAAGTGCTAGCACGTTTGCCTTATGGTCAAGCTACTTCACCAGTCGAAGAGTTTGGTTTTGAAGAGTTTGATGTGGATGAGATCTCCGGGATCGCCACCAATGCACAGCATAACGATTACTGTTGGATGAACTCATCCTACGTACTGGGCGCTAAACTGACGGATGCGTTCTCAAAGTATGGCTTCTGTACTGCCATTCGCGGCGCGGAAGGGGGCGGTCGAGTAGACAACCTGCCAACACACTTCTTTATGAGTGATGACGGTGACCCGGACATGAAGTGTCCGACGGAAATCGGCATTACCGATCGCCGTGAGTCAGAGCTGGGTAAATTGGGTTTCCTACCGCTTTGTCACTACAAAAACACCAACTATGCGGTGTTCTTTGGTGCGCAAACATGCCAGAAACCTGCGAAGTATGATTCGCCAGATGCAACCGCCAACGCGGCTATTTCAGCACGCTTGCCTTACATGATGGCCACCTCTCGCTTTGCCCATTACTTGAAAGTGATGGCACGCGACAAGATCGGCAGCTTTATGGAAGCGCAAGATGTCGAGTCATGGTTAAACCGCTGGATCTTGAGCTATGTCAACGCCTCTGAAGGGGGCGGCCAGGAAATTCGCGCGAAATACCCGCTAGCTGATGCTCGTGTGCAGGTGAAGGAAATCCCAGGCACAGCGGGTGCTTACAACGCGGTCGCTTGGTTGAAACCTTGGCTGCAAATGGAAGAGTTGACAACCTCGCTACGCTTGGTTGCCAAGATCCCACAGTCTGGTGGTTAA
- the tssB gene encoding type VI secretion system contractile sheath small subunit has protein sequence MTSIHSKLSRVRKPRVHITYDVETEGTSLKKELPFVVGVMGDFAGQNTEALKPLKDRRFIQIDRDNFDDVLKKMSPSVAFKVNNTLAGDGSQFEVNLKFQSMKDFEPASIVRQVEPLRQLMDTRNKLRDLMTKVDRSEELENVLEAVLNNTENLSKLADELKIGQEEAQAE, from the coding sequence ATGACTAGTATCCACTCGAAACTGTCACGAGTAAGGAAACCACGTGTTCATATTACCTACGATGTAGAAACCGAAGGCACATCACTGAAGAAAGAGCTTCCGTTCGTGGTTGGCGTGATGGGGGATTTTGCTGGTCAAAACACCGAAGCTCTCAAACCGCTGAAAGATCGCCGTTTTATCCAGATTGATCGCGACAACTTTGATGATGTTCTGAAGAAAATGAGCCCGTCGGTAGCATTTAAAGTGAACAACACGTTGGCGGGTGACGGTTCACAGTTTGAAGTGAATTTGAAGTTTCAATCCATGAAAGATTTCGAACCTGCTTCGATTGTCAGACAAGTCGAACCACTGCGTCAGCTAATGGACACTCGCAATAAGTTGCGTGACTTAATGACCAAAGTTGACCGTTCTGAAGAGTTGGAAAATGTGCTCGAAGCCGTACTGAACAATACGGAAAACTTATCCAAGTTGGCTGATGAACTGAAGATTGGTCAAGAAGAAGCGCAAGCGGAATAA